From Xenopus tropicalis strain Nigerian chromosome 3, UCB_Xtro_10.0, whole genome shotgun sequence, the proteins below share one genomic window:
- the trpm7 gene encoding transient receptor potential cation channel subfamily M member 7 isoform X1, protein MQSQKSWIENSFTKRECTYIIPSSKDPHRCLPGCQICQQLVRCCCGRLVRQHACFTASVATKYSDVKLGEQFNEELEEWSVEKHTEESPTDAYGVINFQGGSHSYRAKYVRLSYDSKPEAILQLMLKEWQMELPKLVISVHGGMQKFELHPRIKQLIGKGLIKAAVTTGAWILTGGVNAGVAKHVGDALKEHASRSSRKICTIGIAPWGVIENRNDLIGRDVIAPYQTLLNPLSKLNVLNNLHSHFILVDDGTVGKYGAEVNLRRELEKTINLQRIHARIGQGVPVVALIFEGGPNVILTVLEYLQESPPVPVVVCEGTGRAADILAYVHKQTEEGGTLPEGADLEIISTIKKTFNFSQSEAIHLFQTTMECMKSKELITVFHIGSDEHQDIDVAILTALLKGTNASALDQLVLTLAWDRVDIAKNHVFVYGQQWLVGSLEQAMLDALVMDRVAFVKLLIENGVSMHKFLTIPRLEELYNTKQGPTNPTLFHLVRDVKQGNLPPGYKITLIDVGLVIEFLMGGTYRCTYTRKRFRIIYNNIQGGNRRSGRNTSSNTPQMRKSHESFGNRADKKEKMRHNHFIKTAQPYKPKQDVSADDGKKKKTKEEIVDIDDPEMKRFQYPFNELLVWSVLMKRQKMALFFWQHGEESMAKALVACKLCRTMAYEAKQSDVVDEIAEEFKEHSSEFGQLAVDLLDQAFRQDETMAMKLLTYELKNWSNSTCLKLAVSSRLRPFVAHTCTQMLLSDMWMGRLNMRKNSWYKVILSILVPPTILMLEYKTKAEMSHIPQSQDALQMTMDDSENNFQNLPENIAMNVFREVRPFDTMEVKHEIETQAKPRKLPITQKFYAFYHAPIVKFWFNTLFYLGFLMLFTYVVLVKMESLPSVQEWIVISYIFTSAVEKIREIFMSEAGKINQKVKVWFGDYFNITDTIAIITFFIGCGLRLGAYRDVPEDQLKDDEYNETISLAGRLTYCLNIIFWYVRLLDFLAVNQQAGPYVMMIGKMVANMFYIVVIMAVVLLSFGVPRQAILYPHQEPSWRLARDIVFQPYWMIFGEVYAYEIDVCANNSEVPDLCDVGTWLTPFLQAVYLFVQYIIMVNLLIAFFNNVYFEVKAISHIVWKYQRYHFIMAYHEKPVLPPPLIILSHLASLFGFVCKRRKKDKTSHGPKLFLTEEDQKKLHDFEEQCVETYFNEKDDKFHLGSEERIRVTSERVEQMCIQIKEVGDRVNYIKRSLHSLDTQIGHLQDLSALTVDTLKTLTAQKASEASKVHNEITRELSISKHLGQTVVDDGPLRSLRKKHSVGNFFGSSFPQGNQESNSNLIFNISLRNERNSQSRKTGDEFCFPYRRENLNIPEAGPSGSALLHSKDCPTDAMENTEGTESLTDNQIVDNVASSEPNSVSGMATFFVSTPTQPNSASQLELEPKMEKYINQRAAREAESIEFGAFVGHRDNVILHKYKEPEGKSKEEAKATDVVVAPALPSLKQVRSCAGFMDLSTISRSSQLNKLHSSSRRASLTEDSNLEETKEAFLTNWLQAHSSSTSKAKPPEDDAFNAIGSPFKPIVDINYCYSAVERNNLMRLAQSIPFTPVPPKGELVTVYRLEESSPNMLNNSMSSWSQRGLCAKIEFLSKEEMGGGLRRAVKVVCTWSENDILKAGHLYIIKSFHPEVVNTWLGVYKEDTVLHLCLKEIQQQRAAQKMTFAFNAMKPKSIPYSPRFLEVFLLYCHSAGQWFAIEECMTGEFRKYNNNNGDESIPTNMLEETMLAFSHWTFEYTRGELLVLDLQGVGENLTDPSVIKSGEKRSSDMVFGPANLGDDAIRNFRAKHHCNSCCRKLKLPDLRRNDYTPDKVTFSQEESTESSTDPDNFTKESKNSIRLML, encoded by the exons ATGCAGTCCCAGAAATCTTGGATAGAAAATTCTTTCACCAAGAGGGAATGTACCTACATAATTCCAAGTTCAAAAGATCCACACAG aTGCCTTCCAGGATGCCAGATTTGCCAGCAACTTGTGAG atgTTGCTGTGGCCGTCTGGTCAGACAACATGCTTGCTTCACTGCAAGTGTTGCTACAAAGTACTCCGATGTAAAACTAGGTGAACAGTTTAATGAAGAGTTAGAAGAATGGTCAGTAGAAAAACACACAGAAGAAAGTCCAACAGATGCCTATGGTGTCATCAATTTTCAAGGTGGCTCGCATTCTTATAGAGCGAAG TATGTAAGGTTATCTTATGACTCCAAGCCTGAGGCCATTTTACAACTGATGCTAAAGGAATGGCAGATGGAGTTGCCAAAACTTGTAATCTCTGTTCATGGTGGCATGCAAAAATTTGAACTTCATCCACGTATCAAGCAACTAATTGGTAAAGGTCTCATTAAAGCTGCAGTGACCACAGGAGCATGGATTTTAACTGGAGGAGTTAATGCTG GTGTAGCTAAACATGTTGGAGATGCACTTAAAGAGCATGCATCAAGGTCATCCCGAAAGATTTGTACCATTGGCATTGCTCCCTGGGGAGTAATTGAAAACCGCAATGATCTTATTGGAAGAGAT GTGATTGCTCCATATCAGACTCTCCTAAACCCACTGAGTAAACTCAATGTCTTAAACAATCTTCATTCACATTTCATACTTGTGGATGATGGCACAGTTGGAAAATATGGTGCTGAAGTTAATTTAAGAAGGGAATTGGAAAAAACAATTAATTTGCAACGCATTCATGCAC GTATTGGCCAGGGAGTTCCGGTGGTGGCACTGATATTTGAAGGAGGTCCCAATGTTATTCTCACTGTGCTGGAATATCTTCAAGAAAGTCCGCCTGTGCCAGTTGTTGTGTGTGAAGGCACTGGGAGAGCTGCAGATATATTGGCTTATGTACACAAGCAAACAGAAGAGGGAGG AACCTTACCAGAAGGGGCTGATCTAGAAATCATTTCCACAATCAAGAAGACTTTTAACTTTAGCCAGTCTGAAGCCATCCACCTTTTTCAGACCACAATGGAGTGCATGAAAAGCAAAGAACTC ATAACGGTATTTCACATTGGATCAGATGAGCACCAGGACATTGATGTTGCAATACTTACTGCATTGCTAAAAG GCACAAATGCTTCTGCTTTGGACCAGTTAGTCCTTACACTGGCATGGGACAGAGTTGACATTGCTAAAAACCACGTTTTTGTATATGGACAACAGTGGCTG GTTGGGTCCCTGGAACAAGCCATGTTGGATGCACTTGTAATGGACAGAGTTGCATTTGTCAAGCTTCTGATCGAAAATGGGGTCAGCATGCACAAATTCCTAACAATTCCCCGTTTGGAAGAGCTGTATAACACC aaACAAGGTCCTACTAACCCAACTCTGTTTCACCTAGTCCGAGATGTAAAGCAG ggAAATCTTCCTCCAGGGTATAAAATTACTTTGATTGATGTGGGACTTGTTATTGAGTTCCTGATGGGTGGAACATACAGATGCACTTATACAAGGAAACGCTTTCGGATTATTTACAACAATATACAAGGTGGCAATCGG AGATCTGGGAGAAACACTTCAAGCAATACACCACAGATGCGTAAAAGTCATGAATCGTTTGGAAACAGGGCAgacaaaaaggagaaaatgcgACACAATCACTTCATCAAAACAGCACAGCCATATAAGCCAAAG CAGGATGTCTCTGCAGAtgatggaaaaaagaaaaagaccaaAGAAGAAATTGTTGATATTGATGACCCTGAAATGAAACGATTTCAATACCCTTTTAATGAACTGTTGGTTTGGTCTGTGCTAATGAAGAGGCAAAAAATGGCACTTTTCTTTTGGCAACATGGAGAGGAATCCATGGCAAAAGCACTGGTTGCATGCAAATTGTGTCGGACTATGGCTTATGAAGCAAAACAAAGTGATGTTGTGGATGAGATCGCTGAAGAATTTAAGGAACATTCAAG TGAATTTGGACAGCTGGCTGTTGACCTGTTGGATCAGGCATTCAGGCAAGATGAAACCATGGCAATGAAGCTCCTTACCTATGAGCTAAAAAACTGGAGCAATTCTACTTGCTTAAAGCTTGCTGTATCCTCTCGACTTCGTCCTTTTGTTGCTCACACTTGTACCCAAATGCTGCTCTCTGATATGTGGATGGGAAGATTAAACATGCGAAAAAACTCCTGGTATAAG GTGATTTTAAGCATTTTGGTTCCACCTACAATCCTTATGCTTGAATATAAAACCAAGGCAGAAATGTCTCATATACCCCAATCTCAAGATGCTCTTCAGATGACGATGGATGACAGTGAAAACAACTTTCAGAACTTGCCAGAAAACATAGCCATG aaTGTATTCAGGGAAGTTCGGCCTTTTGATACTATGGAGGTTAAACATGAAATTGAGACCCAGGCAAAACCCAGGAAACTTCCAATTACACAAAAGTTTTATGCATTTTATCATGCTCCAATTGTGAAATTTTGGTTTAACACA CTGTTCTATCTCGGATTCCTTATGCTTTTCACATATGTTGTTCTTGTGAAAATGGAATCTTTGCCTTCAGTTCAGGAATGGATTGTGATATCATATATTTTTACCTCTGCTGTTGAAAAAATAAGAGAG atcTTCATGTCAGAGGCTGGGAAGATAAATCAGAAAGTTAAGGTGTGGTTTGGAGATTATTTTAACATAACAGACACAATTGCCATCATCACCTTCTTCATCGGATGTGGACTAAGGCTTGGGGCATATCGAGATGtgcctgaagaccagttaaaagATGATGAGTACAATGAAACCATTTCACTGGCTGGGAGACTTACATATTGCCTCAATATCATTTTTTGGTATGTCAGGTTACTGGATTTTCTGGCTGTTAATCAGCAGGCTGGTCCTTACGTTATGATGATAGGAAAAATG GTTGCAAACATGTTTTACATTGTTGTCATTATGGCTGTTGTGCTCTTGAGCTTTGGTGTTCCAAGACAAGCCATTCTGTACCCTCATCAAGAGCCATCTTGGAGACTTGCAAGAGATATAGTTTTCCAGCCTTACTGGATGATCTTTGGGGAAGTATATGCTTATGAAATAGATG TTTGTGCCAACAATTCTGAAGTACCAGATCTCTGTGATGTTGGAACATGGCTAACACCCTTCCTCCAAGCTGTCTACCTTTTTGTTCAGTATATCATCATGGTTAATCTTCTCATTGCATTTTTTAA TAACGTGTACTTTGAGGTAAAGGCCATTTCACACATTGTGTGGAAATACCAACGTTATCACTTCATTATGGCTTACCATGAGAAACCTGTTCTTCCTCCACCTTTAATTATTCTCAGCCATTTGGCATCCCTGTTTGGCTTTGTatgcaaaagaagaaaaaaagacaaaacttcaCATGGACCAA AATTATTCCTAACAGAAGAAGACCAAAAGAAACTTCATGATTTTGAAGAGCAGTGTGTGGAgacttattttaatgaaaaagatgACAAATTCCATTTGGGTAGTGAAGAAAGAATCCGCGTTACATCTGAAAG GGTGGAGCAGATGTGTATTCAGATTAAAGAAGTTGGAGATCGAGTAAACTATATTAAGCGTTCGTTGCACTCTTTGGATACACAGATTGGTCATCTGCAAGATCTGTCTGCTCTCACTGTGGATACTTTAAAAACTCTAACTGCACAGAAGGCATCTGAGGCCAGCAAAGTTCACAATGAAATAACACGAGAGTTGAGCATTTCAAAACATCTGGGTCAAACTGTTGTAGATGATGGGCCCTTGCGCTCTTTGAGAAAGAAACATAGTGTTGGAAATTTCTTTGGTTCTTCCTTTCCTCAAGGGAATCAAGAGAGCAATAGTAACCTTATTTTTAATATCTCTTTGCGAAATGAAAGAAACAGTCAAAGCAGGAAAACTGGCGATGAGTTCTGTTTTCCATATCGGAGAGAAAATTTAAATATTCCAGAGGCTGGTCCATCTGGAAGTGCCTTACTTCACAGCAAAGACTGTCCTACAGATGCAATGGAAAATACAGAGGGCACAGAATCTCTTACGGATAATCAAATAGTTGACAACGTTGCTAGTAGTGAGCCAAACTCTGTATCAGGAATGGCTACATTTTTTGTAAGCACACCAACCCAACCAAATTCAGCAAGCCAGCTAGAACTGGAACCGAAAATGGAGAAGTATATAAATCAAAGGGCTGCAAGGGAAGCAGAGAGTATAGAATTTGGAGCATTTGTTG gTCACAGAGACAATGTGATTCTGCATAAATATAAGGAACCTGAAGGCAAAAGCAAGGAAGAAGCAAAGGCAACTGATGTG GTAGTTGCTCCTGCTCTTCCTAGCTTAAAGCAAGTGAGGTCTTGTGCTGGTTTTATGGACCTCAGCACGATATCCCGTTCCTCACAGCTAAACAAAT TGCACAGCAGTAGTAGGAGAGCATCTCTAACAGAAGATTCTAATTTAGAAGAAACGAAGGAAGCCTTTTTAACG AACTGGCTTCAAGCACATTCCTCTTCCACAAGCAAAGCAAA accTCCTGAAGATGATGCTTTTAACG cTATTGGCTCCCCATTTAAACCAATTGTGGACATCAATTACTGCTATTCAG CTGTTGAAAGAAATAATTTGATGCGTcttgcccagagcattcccttcACTCCTGTGCCTCCAAAAG GAGAGTTGGTCACTGTCTATCGGCTGGAAGAGAGCTCCCCAAACATGTTAAACAACAGTATGTCTTCCTGGTCACAGAGGGGACTGTGTGCCAAGATTGAATTCCTTAGTAAGGAGGAGATGGGTGGAGGACTGAGGCGCGCAGTGAAAGTGGTGTGCACTTGGTCAGAGAATGACATCCTGAAAGCCGGCCATTTATATATCATCAAGTCATTCCATCCAGAAGTTGTTAATACTTGGTTAGGGGTATACAAAGAAGATACAGTTCTCCATCTCTGCCTTAAA gaAATCCAGCAGCAGAGGGCAGCACAGAAGATGACATTTGCTTTCAATGCAATGAAGCCAAAGTCTATCCCATATTCCCCAAG gtTTCTTGAGGTGTTTCTTTTATATTGCCACTCAGCTGGACAGTGGTTTGCTATTGAAGAATGTATGACTGGAGAGTTCCGGAAATATAACAACAACAATGGGGATGAAAGTATACCGACCAATATGCTTGAGGAAACCATGTTGGCTTTCAGTCACTGGACCTTTGAATACACAAGAGGGGAACTTCTGGTCTTGGATTTACAAG gtGTTGGGGAAAACTTAACAGACCCATCAGTTATAAAATCTGGAGAAAAAAG GTCATCTGATATGGTGTTTGGACCAGCAAATTTAGGAGATGATGCCATTAGAAACTTCCGTGCTAAGCACCACTGCA
- the trpm7 gene encoding transient receptor potential cation channel subfamily M member 7 isoform X3, which translates to MQSQKSWIENSFTKRECTYIIPSSKDPHRCLPGCQICQQLVRCCCGRLVRQHACFTASVATKYSDVKLGEQFNEELEEWSVEKHTEESPTDAYGVINFQGGSHSYRAKYVRLSYDSKPEAILQLMLKEWQMELPKLVISVHGGMQKFELHPRIKQLIGKGLIKAAVTTGAWILTGGVNAGVAKHVGDALKEHASRSSRKICTIGIAPWGVIENRNDLIGRDVIAPYQTLLNPLSKLNVLNNLHSHFILVDDGTVGKYGAEVNLRRELEKTINLQRIHARIGQGVPVVALIFEGGPNVILTVLEYLQESPPVPVVVCEGTGRAADILAYVHKQTEEGGTLPEGADLEIISTIKKTFNFSQSEAIHLFQTTMECMKSKELITVFHIGSDEHQDIDVAILTALLKGTNASALDQLVLTLAWDRVDIAKNHVFVYGQQWLVGSLEQAMLDALVMDRVAFVKLLIENGVSMHKFLTIPRLEELYNTKQGPTNPTLFHLVRDVKQGNLPPGYKITLIDVGLVIEFLMGGTYRCTYTRKRFRIIYNNIQGGNRRSGRNTSSNTPQMRKSHESFGNRADKKEKMRHNHFIKTAQPYKPKDVSADDGKKKKTKEEIVDIDDPEMKRFQYPFNELLVWSVLMKRQKMALFFWQHGEESMAKALVACKLCRTMAYEAKQSDVVDEIAEEFKEHSSEFGQLAVDLLDQAFRQDETMAMKLLTYELKNWSNSTCLKLAVSSRLRPFVAHTCTQMLLSDMWMGRLNMRKNSWYKVILSILVPPTILMLEYKTKAEMSHIPQSQDALQMTMDDSENNFQNLPENIAMNVFREVRPFDTMEVKHEIETQAKPRKLPITQKFYAFYHAPIVKFWFNTLFYLGFLMLFTYVVLVKMESLPSVQEWIVISYIFTSAVEKIREIFMSEAGKINQKVKVWFGDYFNITDTIAIITFFIGCGLRLGAYRDVPEDQLKDDEYNETISLAGRLTYCLNIIFWYVRLLDFLAVNQQAGPYVMMIGKMVANMFYIVVIMAVVLLSFGVPRQAILYPHQEPSWRLARDIVFQPYWMIFGEVYAYEIDVCANNSEVPDLCDVGTWLTPFLQAVYLFVQYIIMVNLLIAFFNNVYFEVKAISHIVWKYQRYHFIMAYHEKPVLPPPLIILSHLASLFGFVCKRRKKDKTSHGPKLFLTEEDQKKLHDFEEQCVETYFNEKDDKFHLGSEERIRVTSERVEQMCIQIKEVGDRVNYIKRSLHSLDTQIGHLQDLSALTVDTLKTLTAQKASEASKVHNEITRELSISKHLGQTVVDDGPLRSLRKKHSVGNFFGSSFPQGNQESNSNLIFNISLRNERNSQSRKTGDEFCFPYRRENLNIPEAGPSGSALLHSKDCPTDAMENTEGTESLTDNQIVDNVASSEPNSVSGMATFFVSTPTQPNSASQLELEPKMEKYINQRAAREAESIEFGAFVGHRDNVILHKYKEPEGKSKEEAKATDVVVAPALPSLKQVRSCAGFMDLSTISRSSQLNKLHSSSRRASLTEDSNLEETKEAFLTNWLQAHSSSTSKAKPPEDDAFNAIGSPFKPIVDINYCYSAVERNNLMRLAQSIPFTPVPPKGELVTVYRLEESSPNMLNNSMSSWSQRGLCAKIEFLSKEEMGGGLRRAVKVVCTWSENDILKAGHLYIIKSFHPEVVNTWLGVYKEDTVLHLCLKEIQQQRAAQKMTFAFNAMKPKSIPYSPRFLEVFLLYCHSAGQWFAIEECMTGEFRKYNNNNGDESIPTNMLEETMLAFSHWTFEYTRGELLVLDLQGVGENLTDPSVIKSGEKRSSDMVFGPANLGDDAIRNFRAKHHCNSCCRKLKLPDLRRNDYTPDKVTFSQEESTESSTDPDNFTKESKNSIRLML; encoded by the exons ATGCAGTCCCAGAAATCTTGGATAGAAAATTCTTTCACCAAGAGGGAATGTACCTACATAATTCCAAGTTCAAAAGATCCACACAG aTGCCTTCCAGGATGCCAGATTTGCCAGCAACTTGTGAG atgTTGCTGTGGCCGTCTGGTCAGACAACATGCTTGCTTCACTGCAAGTGTTGCTACAAAGTACTCCGATGTAAAACTAGGTGAACAGTTTAATGAAGAGTTAGAAGAATGGTCAGTAGAAAAACACACAGAAGAAAGTCCAACAGATGCCTATGGTGTCATCAATTTTCAAGGTGGCTCGCATTCTTATAGAGCGAAG TATGTAAGGTTATCTTATGACTCCAAGCCTGAGGCCATTTTACAACTGATGCTAAAGGAATGGCAGATGGAGTTGCCAAAACTTGTAATCTCTGTTCATGGTGGCATGCAAAAATTTGAACTTCATCCACGTATCAAGCAACTAATTGGTAAAGGTCTCATTAAAGCTGCAGTGACCACAGGAGCATGGATTTTAACTGGAGGAGTTAATGCTG GTGTAGCTAAACATGTTGGAGATGCACTTAAAGAGCATGCATCAAGGTCATCCCGAAAGATTTGTACCATTGGCATTGCTCCCTGGGGAGTAATTGAAAACCGCAATGATCTTATTGGAAGAGAT GTGATTGCTCCATATCAGACTCTCCTAAACCCACTGAGTAAACTCAATGTCTTAAACAATCTTCATTCACATTTCATACTTGTGGATGATGGCACAGTTGGAAAATATGGTGCTGAAGTTAATTTAAGAAGGGAATTGGAAAAAACAATTAATTTGCAACGCATTCATGCAC GTATTGGCCAGGGAGTTCCGGTGGTGGCACTGATATTTGAAGGAGGTCCCAATGTTATTCTCACTGTGCTGGAATATCTTCAAGAAAGTCCGCCTGTGCCAGTTGTTGTGTGTGAAGGCACTGGGAGAGCTGCAGATATATTGGCTTATGTACACAAGCAAACAGAAGAGGGAGG AACCTTACCAGAAGGGGCTGATCTAGAAATCATTTCCACAATCAAGAAGACTTTTAACTTTAGCCAGTCTGAAGCCATCCACCTTTTTCAGACCACAATGGAGTGCATGAAAAGCAAAGAACTC ATAACGGTATTTCACATTGGATCAGATGAGCACCAGGACATTGATGTTGCAATACTTACTGCATTGCTAAAAG GCACAAATGCTTCTGCTTTGGACCAGTTAGTCCTTACACTGGCATGGGACAGAGTTGACATTGCTAAAAACCACGTTTTTGTATATGGACAACAGTGGCTG GTTGGGTCCCTGGAACAAGCCATGTTGGATGCACTTGTAATGGACAGAGTTGCATTTGTCAAGCTTCTGATCGAAAATGGGGTCAGCATGCACAAATTCCTAACAATTCCCCGTTTGGAAGAGCTGTATAACACC aaACAAGGTCCTACTAACCCAACTCTGTTTCACCTAGTCCGAGATGTAAAGCAG ggAAATCTTCCTCCAGGGTATAAAATTACTTTGATTGATGTGGGACTTGTTATTGAGTTCCTGATGGGTGGAACATACAGATGCACTTATACAAGGAAACGCTTTCGGATTATTTACAACAATATACAAGGTGGCAATCGG AGATCTGGGAGAAACACTTCAAGCAATACACCACAGATGCGTAAAAGTCATGAATCGTTTGGAAACAGGGCAgacaaaaaggagaaaatgcgACACAATCACTTCATCAAAACAGCACAGCCATATAAGCCAAAG GATGTCTCTGCAGAtgatggaaaaaagaaaaagaccaaAGAAGAAATTGTTGATATTGATGACCCTGAAATGAAACGATTTCAATACCCTTTTAATGAACTGTTGGTTTGGTCTGTGCTAATGAAGAGGCAAAAAATGGCACTTTTCTTTTGGCAACATGGAGAGGAATCCATGGCAAAAGCACTGGTTGCATGCAAATTGTGTCGGACTATGGCTTATGAAGCAAAACAAAGTGATGTTGTGGATGAGATCGCTGAAGAATTTAAGGAACATTCAAG TGAATTTGGACAGCTGGCTGTTGACCTGTTGGATCAGGCATTCAGGCAAGATGAAACCATGGCAATGAAGCTCCTTACCTATGAGCTAAAAAACTGGAGCAATTCTACTTGCTTAAAGCTTGCTGTATCCTCTCGACTTCGTCCTTTTGTTGCTCACACTTGTACCCAAATGCTGCTCTCTGATATGTGGATGGGAAGATTAAACATGCGAAAAAACTCCTGGTATAAG GTGATTTTAAGCATTTTGGTTCCACCTACAATCCTTATGCTTGAATATAAAACCAAGGCAGAAATGTCTCATATACCCCAATCTCAAGATGCTCTTCAGATGACGATGGATGACAGTGAAAACAACTTTCAGAACTTGCCAGAAAACATAGCCATG aaTGTATTCAGGGAAGTTCGGCCTTTTGATACTATGGAGGTTAAACATGAAATTGAGACCCAGGCAAAACCCAGGAAACTTCCAATTACACAAAAGTTTTATGCATTTTATCATGCTCCAATTGTGAAATTTTGGTTTAACACA CTGTTCTATCTCGGATTCCTTATGCTTTTCACATATGTTGTTCTTGTGAAAATGGAATCTTTGCCTTCAGTTCAGGAATGGATTGTGATATCATATATTTTTACCTCTGCTGTTGAAAAAATAAGAGAG atcTTCATGTCAGAGGCTGGGAAGATAAATCAGAAAGTTAAGGTGTGGTTTGGAGATTATTTTAACATAACAGACACAATTGCCATCATCACCTTCTTCATCGGATGTGGACTAAGGCTTGGGGCATATCGAGATGtgcctgaagaccagttaaaagATGATGAGTACAATGAAACCATTTCACTGGCTGGGAGACTTACATATTGCCTCAATATCATTTTTTGGTATGTCAGGTTACTGGATTTTCTGGCTGTTAATCAGCAGGCTGGTCCTTACGTTATGATGATAGGAAAAATG GTTGCAAACATGTTTTACATTGTTGTCATTATGGCTGTTGTGCTCTTGAGCTTTGGTGTTCCAAGACAAGCCATTCTGTACCCTCATCAAGAGCCATCTTGGAGACTTGCAAGAGATATAGTTTTCCAGCCTTACTGGATGATCTTTGGGGAAGTATATGCTTATGAAATAGATG TTTGTGCCAACAATTCTGAAGTACCAGATCTCTGTGATGTTGGAACATGGCTAACACCCTTCCTCCAAGCTGTCTACCTTTTTGTTCAGTATATCATCATGGTTAATCTTCTCATTGCATTTTTTAA TAACGTGTACTTTGAGGTAAAGGCCATTTCACACATTGTGTGGAAATACCAACGTTATCACTTCATTATGGCTTACCATGAGAAACCTGTTCTTCCTCCACCTTTAATTATTCTCAGCCATTTGGCATCCCTGTTTGGCTTTGTatgcaaaagaagaaaaaaagacaaaacttcaCATGGACCAA AATTATTCCTAACAGAAGAAGACCAAAAGAAACTTCATGATTTTGAAGAGCAGTGTGTGGAgacttattttaatgaaaaagatgACAAATTCCATTTGGGTAGTGAAGAAAGAATCCGCGTTACATCTGAAAG GGTGGAGCAGATGTGTATTCAGATTAAAGAAGTTGGAGATCGAGTAAACTATATTAAGCGTTCGTTGCACTCTTTGGATACACAGATTGGTCATCTGCAAGATCTGTCTGCTCTCACTGTGGATACTTTAAAAACTCTAACTGCACAGAAGGCATCTGAGGCCAGCAAAGTTCACAATGAAATAACACGAGAGTTGAGCATTTCAAAACATCTGGGTCAAACTGTTGTAGATGATGGGCCCTTGCGCTCTTTGAGAAAGAAACATAGTGTTGGAAATTTCTTTGGTTCTTCCTTTCCTCAAGGGAATCAAGAGAGCAATAGTAACCTTATTTTTAATATCTCTTTGCGAAATGAAAGAAACAGTCAAAGCAGGAAAACTGGCGATGAGTTCTGTTTTCCATATCGGAGAGAAAATTTAAATATTCCAGAGGCTGGTCCATCTGGAAGTGCCTTACTTCACAGCAAAGACTGTCCTACAGATGCAATGGAAAATACAGAGGGCACAGAATCTCTTACGGATAATCAAATAGTTGACAACGTTGCTAGTAGTGAGCCAAACTCTGTATCAGGAATGGCTACATTTTTTGTAAGCACACCAACCCAACCAAATTCAGCAAGCCAGCTAGAACTGGAACCGAAAATGGAGAAGTATATAAATCAAAGGGCTGCAAGGGAAGCAGAGAGTATAGAATTTGGAGCATTTGTTG gTCACAGAGACAATGTGATTCTGCATAAATATAAGGAACCTGAAGGCAAAAGCAAGGAAGAAGCAAAGGCAACTGATGTG GTAGTTGCTCCTGCTCTTCCTAGCTTAAAGCAAGTGAGGTCTTGTGCTGGTTTTATGGACCTCAGCACGATATCCCGTTCCTCACAGCTAAACAAAT TGCACAGCAGTAGTAGGAGAGCATCTCTAACAGAAGATTCTAATTTAGAAGAAACGAAGGAAGCCTTTTTAACG AACTGGCTTCAAGCACATTCCTCTTCCACAAGCAAAGCAAA accTCCTGAAGATGATGCTTTTAACG cTATTGGCTCCCCATTTAAACCAATTGTGGACATCAATTACTGCTATTCAG CTGTTGAAAGAAATAATTTGATGCGTcttgcccagagcattcccttcACTCCTGTGCCTCCAAAAG GAGAGTTGGTCACTGTCTATCGGCTGGAAGAGAGCTCCCCAAACATGTTAAACAACAGTATGTCTTCCTGGTCACAGAGGGGACTGTGTGCCAAGATTGAATTCCTTAGTAAGGAGGAGATGGGTGGAGGACTGAGGCGCGCAGTGAAAGTGGTGTGCACTTGGTCAGAGAATGACATCCTGAAAGCCGGCCATTTATATATCATCAAGTCATTCCATCCAGAAGTTGTTAATACTTGGTTAGGGGTATACAAAGAAGATACAGTTCTCCATCTCTGCCTTAAA gaAATCCAGCAGCAGAGGGCAGCACAGAAGATGACATTTGCTTTCAATGCAATGAAGCCAAAGTCTATCCCATATTCCCCAAG gtTTCTTGAGGTGTTTCTTTTATATTGCCACTCAGCTGGACAGTGGTTTGCTATTGAAGAATGTATGACTGGAGAGTTCCGGAAATATAACAACAACAATGGGGATGAAAGTATACCGACCAATATGCTTGAGGAAACCATGTTGGCTTTCAGTCACTGGACCTTTGAATACACAAGAGGGGAACTTCTGGTCTTGGATTTACAAG gtGTTGGGGAAAACTTAACAGACCCATCAGTTATAAAATCTGGAGAAAAAAG GTCATCTGATATGGTGTTTGGACCAGCAAATTTAGGAGATGATGCCATTAGAAACTTCCGTGCTAAGCACCACTGCA